A single Triticum dicoccoides isolate Atlit2015 ecotype Zavitan chromosome 2A, WEW_v2.0, whole genome shotgun sequence DNA region contains:
- the LOC119359696 gene encoding heavy metal-associated isoprenylated plant protein 13-like isoform X2, which translates to MAPQKVVVKVSSMSDERVKQKAMETVADIYGIDSIAADHKDQKMMVIGDMDSVVIAKKLRKFGRIDILSVGPAKEEKKDDKKGEKK; encoded by the exons ATGGCGCCGCAG AAGGTGGTTGTGAAGGTCTCTTCTATGAGCGACGAGAGGGTGAAGCAGAAAGCCATGGAAACCGTTGCGGACATCTATG GTATCGATTCGATAGCCGCGGACCACAAGGATCAGAAGATGATGGTGATAGGTGATATGGACAGCGTCGTGATCGCCAAGAAGCTGAGGAAGTTTGGGAGGATCGATATCCTCTCCGTTGGGCCGGCGAAAGAGGAGAAGAAGGATGATAAGAAAGGGGAGAAAAAGTGA
- the LOC119359696 gene encoding heavy metal-associated isoprenylated plant protein 13-like isoform X1 produces MAPQQKVVVKVSSMSDERVKQKAMETVADIYGIDSIAADHKDQKMMVIGDMDSVVIAKKLRKFGRIDILSVGPAKEEKKDDKKGEKK; encoded by the exons ATGGCGCCGCAG CAGAAGGTGGTTGTGAAGGTCTCTTCTATGAGCGACGAGAGGGTGAAGCAGAAAGCCATGGAAACCGTTGCGGACATCTATG GTATCGATTCGATAGCCGCGGACCACAAGGATCAGAAGATGATGGTGATAGGTGATATGGACAGCGTCGTGATCGCCAAGAAGCTGAGGAAGTTTGGGAGGATCGATATCCTCTCCGTTGGGCCGGCGAAAGAGGAGAAGAAGGATGATAAGAAAGGGGAGAAAAAGTGA